A genome region from Pseudoalteromonas tetraodonis includes the following:
- the thrB gene encoding homoserine kinase: MIEVYAPASIGNFAVGFDALGAALAPIDGGLLGDVAVVSAASSDEFICTGDYAHKLPSDAQENLAYQCLVHFRAHVAPDMPAVKLELRKNLPIGSGLGSSACSVVATFAALDKFAKTNLSQVELIELMADFEAVVSGGRHYDNITPCYLGGLQLTGDLIPDKSIALPVDENWYYVAAFPGFSLNTAKARSVLPKELSMHAGVEFAQRLSAFSSLLLTGRFDDALSIMKDEIAEPYRAPLISGFSDAKASLPALGAEVVSISGAGPTLFSVCKTLEAAEQCAQWLEENYINEQGFCHICKLDNDGTRQLNVL, from the coding sequence ATGATTGAAGTATATGCTCCGGCGTCTATTGGTAATTTTGCCGTTGGCTTTGATGCGCTGGGCGCCGCACTTGCGCCCATTGATGGCGGTTTATTAGGTGATGTGGCGGTTGTTAGTGCCGCATCGAGTGATGAATTTATTTGTACTGGCGACTACGCACATAAGTTACCTAGTGATGCGCAAGAAAATTTAGCATATCAGTGTTTAGTGCACTTTAGAGCGCATGTTGCGCCTGATATGCCTGCGGTAAAGCTCGAACTTAGGAAAAATTTGCCGATTGGTTCGGGATTAGGCTCAAGTGCCTGCTCTGTGGTGGCGACATTTGCAGCACTGGATAAATTTGCCAAAACTAATTTAAGCCAAGTAGAGCTCATTGAGCTTATGGCAGATTTTGAAGCCGTTGTAAGTGGGGGGCGCCATTACGATAACATCACACCGTGTTATTTAGGCGGCTTACAGCTAACCGGTGATTTAATTCCTGATAAATCTATTGCTTTACCTGTTGATGAAAACTGGTATTACGTCGCCGCATTTCCGGGCTTTTCGCTCAATACCGCAAAAGCGCGCTCTGTTTTACCAAAAGAGCTAAGTATGCATGCCGGGGTTGAGTTTGCTCAGCGTTTATCGGCGTTTAGTAGCTTACTGTTAACAGGGCGTTTTGATGATGCATTAAGCATTATGAAAGACGAAATAGCAGAGCCATACCGTGCGCCACTTATAAGCGGCTTTAGTGATGCCAAAGCAAGCTTACCAGCACTGGGTGCTGAAGTTGTGAGTATTTCAGGCGCAGGGCCGACCTTGTTTAGTGTATGTAAAACGCTTGAAGCGGCAGAGCAATGCGCGCAGTGGCTAGAGGAAAATTACATCAACGAACAAGGCTTTTGCCATATTTGTAAATTAGATAACGACGGCACGCGTCAATTAAATGTTTTATAG